One region of Sulfuriroseicoccus oceanibius genomic DNA includes:
- a CDS encoding ion transporter: MSEPTAPIDDPTQRKRKRRRADWRNRLYTVIFHSNTPAGKAFDVALLFCIIGSVGAVMLESTPQIDAVIHQQLRTLEWVFTIGFTIEYILRLISARNWKSYAFSFFGIVDLLSTIPTYLQFFLPGGQYLLVIRVLRLLRMFRVLKMARHLREADLFLTALKAGRPKIMVFLFTITALVMVIGTVMYLIEGPEHGFTSIPRSVYWAVVTITTVGYGDISPETWFGQFVASIAMITGWAVLAVPTGIIGVEVARRSGIGGAPPEETGTAGFSSAGILDASAPDCPRCGFHGVMIDHRYCARCGKKLPEPHVDDGAPQ, encoded by the coding sequence ATGAGTGAGCCGACCGCCCCAATAGACGATCCAACGCAACGCAAAAGGAAGCGACGCCGTGCCGACTGGCGCAACCGCCTCTATACGGTCATTTTCCACTCGAACACACCGGCAGGCAAGGCATTCGACGTCGCACTTTTGTTCTGCATCATCGGGAGCGTCGGCGCAGTGATGCTCGAGAGCACGCCGCAGATCGATGCGGTGATCCACCAGCAACTGCGCACACTTGAGTGGGTCTTCACCATTGGATTCACCATCGAGTACATCTTGCGCCTGATCAGCGCGCGCAATTGGAAGAGCTATGCCTTTAGCTTTTTCGGGATCGTCGATTTGCTCTCCACCATCCCGACCTACCTTCAGTTCTTCCTCCCTGGCGGTCAGTATTTGTTGGTGATCCGGGTGCTGCGACTACTGCGCATGTTCCGTGTGTTGAAAATGGCGAGGCACCTGCGGGAGGCGGACCTTTTTCTTACTGCGCTTAAGGCGGGGCGCCCCAAGATCATGGTGTTTCTCTTTACCATTACCGCTTTGGTGATGGTGATCGGCACGGTGATGTATTTGATCGAAGGGCCTGAGCATGGCTTCACAAGCATCCCGAGATCGGTTTACTGGGCGGTCGTGACGATTACCACGGTGGGTTATGGCGATATCAGCCCGGAGACTTGGTTTGGGCAGTTTGTGGCGTCGATCGCGATGATCACAGGCTGGGCGGTGCTTGCGGTGCCGACGGGGATCATCGGGGTGGAAGTGGCCCGCCGGTCCGGGATCGGTGGCGCACCACCGGAGGAGACTGGCACCGCTGGATTTAGCAGTGCCGGGATTCTGGATGCCTCTGCGCCGGATTGTCCGCGTTGCGGCTTCCACGGCGTGATGATTGACCACCGATACTGCGCCCGTTGCGGGAAAAAGCTGCCGGAGCCCCATGTGGATGATGGGGCCCCCCAGTAG
- a CDS encoding NAD-dependent epimerase/dehydratase family protein, whose amino-acid sequence MDSGLPGGQKPRVIVIAGCGYLGSELARQFAHLGDRVIGLVKSLDGTTAPDGVELQACDLTDRASLDAVAKHLETKVDVVVHCASTRGGDAEAYHNLYARGSEHLMAALQPKRFVFTSSTSVYGQTDGSEVDELSVTVPLRPTGDVLLEGEGLAVRSGGIAVRLAGIYGPGRSVVLKRFFDGTATIDEGVERILNQIHRDDAAAAIVHLVNYNASGVFNVSDDSQITQRALYSLLSLHFDRPMPDEAPRSLGKRRGWTNKAVSNRKLRSTGWHPKYATFMNAVEYDVHFVPSILAQTSGN is encoded by the coding sequence ATGGATTCAGGATTACCAGGCGGGCAAAAACCACGAGTCATTGTCATTGCAGGATGCGGTTACCTTGGCAGTGAACTGGCGCGTCAATTTGCCCACTTGGGCGACCGCGTGATCGGTCTGGTGAAATCTCTCGATGGAACCACCGCTCCAGACGGCGTCGAACTTCAAGCCTGTGACCTGACCGACCGCGCATCGCTAGACGCCGTGGCAAAGCACCTCGAGACCAAGGTGGATGTCGTCGTCCATTGTGCCAGCACCCGCGGCGGAGATGCCGAAGCCTACCACAACCTGTACGCCCGCGGCAGCGAACACCTGATGGCCGCCCTCCAACCGAAACGATTCGTCTTCACCAGCTCGACTTCGGTCTACGGCCAGACCGACGGCTCGGAAGTCGACGAACTCAGCGTCACCGTGCCACTGCGCCCGACCGGCGACGTCCTGCTCGAAGGCGAGGGCCTGGCAGTCAGATCCGGTGGTATCGCGGTGCGCCTAGCGGGAATCTACGGGCCCGGCCGCTCGGTCGTGCTCAAGCGCTTCTTTGATGGCACCGCCACCATCGACGAAGGCGTCGAACGCATCCTCAACCAGATCCACCGCGACGACGCGGCCGCCGCCATTGTCCATCTGGTCAACTATAACGCGTCCGGTGTCTTCAACGTCTCCGATGACTCGCAAATCACCCAACGCGCACTCTACTCACTGCTGTCGTTACACTTCGACCGCCCGATGCCGGACGAAGCCCCACGCAGCCTGGGCAAACGCCGCGGCTGGACGAACAAAGCGGTAAGTAACAGAAAACTTCGCTCAACAGGCTGGCATCCAAAATACGCCACGTTTATGAATGCGGTGGAATACGATGTGCACTTCGTGCCATCCATCCTTGCGCAAACCAGCGGAAATTAG